In the genome of Thermodesulfobacteriota bacterium, the window ATTGGCGCAGACATGCACTGCGGCCAGTCCACCGGCCCTGTGTATGGCCTGTGCCATTTCTCTGAGCATGGTTATTACATCCTGACGATTTATACTGACAAAGGCAGAAGACCCGTAACCGGCCAGGCCCGGCTCGTCAATAGAGACAAAGACCGGCGACTTGAATTGCCGCAGCACTTCCACCTGCCAGGCGGCCTTTAGTGACAAGGCCTTAACCGCAACATCACGCAGGCGTTCGTCATAGAAGGCACATCTTTTTTCCTGATCGTTAATCCCGGTCAGGAAGGTAAAGGGTCCGGTGATCTGTCCCTTAATGGCGTAGGGAGGTCTTGCCAACTTGCCCATACGGTTGATAAATGCTGCCAGGCCTTTTCCGGTATGTGGCCCCAGGGCGAAACGGGACTTTAAAAGGGGTGAGTTGCCTTCAGAAATCGAGATGTAATCCTCATAAAAAGCAAGGAGTTCATCCTCAAAACCCGGCGAGGCCGTGTCAAAATATACCCGATCGCCTTCGATGACTACTCCCGGCAGTTCCCCGGAAAATTGTGTGAGGAGCCGTTCTTCCGGATAGACCGGCAATTGTATCCACAGGGGGATCTCCGGGACATAGGTTAACATCATGTCCAGGGCCTGCTCATGGTCTTTAAGGGGCAGGCTGCCGATCAGGGACGCCAGTCCATTGGCCGTGAATGATGGGATGGGGTCTAAAGTCATGACAGTAAATTACAACGCGCATCCATAACACGGAGGCAGTCTTTCTGTCAATTTGTATTTGCCTTATTTAATAAATAATGTTAAATATTAATAATATTAAAATGTTTCTTTCAAATTGGAGGGTTGGGGCGGATGTTTAAGGCAGGGGAATTAGCTGTGTACCCGGCCCACGGCGTAGGCGTGATAGAGTCTATTGAACGCCGGGAGATCAACGGCGAAACACAGAACTTTTACATCATGAGGATCATTGATACCGATATGGTCATCATGATTCCTACCCACAATTTACAATCAGTAGGCGTTAGAAGCATTATAAACAAAAAAGATATTCCCATGGTGTTGGATATCTTGAAAGATCGAAGTGTTGAGATTGCGACCCAGACATGGAATAAGCGGTACCGGGAGTACATGGACAAGATAAAGACGGGCTCAGTATTTGAAGTAGCCGCGGTTTTGCGGGATTTGTACATATTGAAAGATGAAAAACCGCTTTCATTTGGTGAAAAAAAGATGCTGGACACGGCCATGAATCTGCTGGTAAAGGAGCTTTCCATATCCCGTAATGTGAAAGAAGGCCGGGTCAGGCAGGATATTGAAGCGCTTTTTGATGCCTCATGACGGCCGGGCCACGTCTTAACTTCGAAATTTGAAATTGTAAATTTCACAATATCATGCCGGAGTTATTGTGTGCGGAACCTGCGGACAAAGATCAGCGGGTTGACGTCTATTTGACGAAAAAGCTCGCTTCTCTTAGCCGTTCGCAGATCAACCGTCTTATCCGGGAGGGCCGGGTCAAGGTTAACGGAAAGACGGTTAAAGCCAGCCATAAGATTAACCTCCATGATTCGATAAGCATAGAAATCCCACCGCCGCGTCCATTAGGTATTCAACCGGAGAAAGTCCCCTTTACCATCCTCTATGAAGATGAAGACATCCTGGTCTTGTCCAAACCGCCGGGTATTGTAGTACATCCTGCGGCCGGGCACGGTAGCGGGACACTGGTGCACGGTCTCCTCCATCATTGTTCGGATCTTTCCGGCATCGGCGGCATTCTGCGGCCGGGTATCGTTCACCGTCTGGACAAAGACACATCCGGTCTGATGGTGGTCGCCAAAAATGATCGGGCCCATCAGGAACTGGCCAGACAGTTTAAGGCCGGAGAGGTTCATAAGAAGTACGTAGCGCTCGTGTACGGCGGTTTTCGGGAAAAGAGCGGGATTATTCAGGCGCCTGTCGGCAGGCACCCCACCCAGCGAAAGAAGATGTCTGTAAGGAGCGCAGGTGGCAGGGAAGCGATTACTATATGGCAGGTCATTCAGTCTTTCAATGGATTGACCTTCCTGGAACTGACCCTTAAGACGGGCCGTACCCATCAGATTCGTGTCCACCTCTCTTCAATGCAGCATCCGGTGGTAGGAGATCCGGTTTATGGAGGTAAACAGAAGTGGGCGGATATCCGTAAGATAGCCATGAGAAACATTATAAAAGGTGTCTCCCGTCAGTTACTGCATGCCAGGGAGCTTGGGTTTGTACATCCCCGAACCGGCCGGTTTATGGAATTTCATTCCCCGATGCCCCCTGATATGCAAGAGATAATTGAGGCCCTTTCATGATAAAAATCGGTCTTACAGGCGGCCTGGCTACCGGGAAGAGCGCTGTTCTCAAGATACTCCGGGCCTCGGGGGTGACCGTTATAGACGCCGACCGGCTCTGTAACGAGATAGCCCAGCCCTATCAGGAGGCCTGGTGGGAAATATATAAACATTTTGGACGGGGTTATTTTGCCCCGGATATGGGCCTTAAACGCAGCCGGTTAAAGCGGCTTATCTTTTCCGACCAGAAGGCGCGCCTTGCTTTGAACAAAATTATCCATCCCCGGGTAAAGGAGATTATTTTAAAGGACTTAGGGAAGATTGAGGAAAGTGGGACGGCCGATCTTGTGGTGGCTGAGGTCCCGCTACTCTTCGAGGCCGGCTGGAAAGGCTGTTTTGATAAGACCGTCCTGGTTTATGCCCGGCCCGAGGTACAGATGGATCGCCTGATGAAAAGAGACGGCATATCCCTTGCCGAGGCCCAAAGATGGCTTGCCGCCCAGATGCCTATTGACGAAAAGAAAAAACTGGCTGATTATCTGGTGGACAATAACGGCCCGCTTGAAGAGACCCGGAAACAGGTATTGTCTTTAATGACTATCTTGCGTGGCTATCCTGCATAAGGAGCATCCTTTGTTGAAGATATTAGATAATAAGGTATTGGTATTAAATAAATATTATCAGGCGGTTCATGTGACCACCGTACAGAGGGCCATCTGTCACCTCTACAAGGGAGCGGCCAAGGTGATTACATTGGACTGGACTACCCATTCCTTTGCCGAATGGGTGAAGGTGTCACAATTCCATAACAACGGACGCTTGATTCACAGCCCCAGCTTTTCTATTGTGGCCCCGGATGCCGTCATTCTCTCCCGCTTTGATCAGCTTCCCAAGACAGATATTATCTTCACCAGGGCCAACTTGTTTGTAAGGGACGCCTACGCCTGTCAATATTGCGGCAAAAGTGTCCGGGCCTCCAAGGAGAGAAGTGTTGACCATATTATACCCCGCTCCAAGGGCGGAAAGACCGTCTGGTCAAACGTGGTCCTCTGCTGCAAAAAGTGCAACCTGAAAAAGGGGAGCAAGACCCTTGGGGAAGCCGGCATGACCTTATTAAAGAAGCCCCATGCCCCCCGCTGGGAACAGTTGCTGATGGAGGAATTCCCCTCCGGCAAGAAAAAGGAATGGAAAAAGTTCCTGGAATTTGCCGGGCTCTTCTAAGACCTGTTGCTTTCTTTCGCTTTTTGTTGCTTTTCTCGCGCTTATTATTCTGATTTTATTTTTTCTTACAAAAACACGGTGGGGGTCAACACTGGGAGAGGGACGCGAGATCTTAATCGATCTTAAGGTTGATGAACTCGTAAAAAGTAAAATTTTAACGCTGAGATCGCTGAGATAACATATTGAATAGTTTACAGTTTTTCTCTGCGCACCCTGCGTGCTCGGCGGTGAAAAGGCTTTTTTACGAATTGATCAAAGTTGGAGGGCAGCGCTATTGGGGTGTGTTGCATTCTTTCTGCCGCTCATGCTGTTGTTCATTTTACTCTAAGATGCAAGGCTCCCTCCGCTGAGGGAGCCTTGCCCCGCTAATTAGACTTTTACGACATTGATTGCCTTGGGGCCTTTCGGGCCTTTTTCAGTATCAAAGCTGACCTTGTCACCTTCGGCAAGGGATTTAAATCCGTCGCCTTGGATGGACGTGTGGTGGACGAAAGCTTCACTTCCATCATCGCTAGCAATAAAACCAAAACCTTTGCTGTCGTTAAACCATTTCACAGTTCCTTGTGCCATTTGTTTTACCTCCTTTTCTATAAATTGAAATTTCAGAAGGCCTCAACAAAAAAGGCCACAAAGTCAAAAGTCTTTGTGGCCTCTGTAAACGCAAAAACTTCCAAAATCCCTGCGTGACAATACGATGTTCTGGAACAGTTGTCAAGGGAAAAGATAGAAGGGAAGATTATATTTAAAAAGTCGTCCCGCAATTCTTCCTTGTCTATAGACTTTTTTCTATTCTCAGCCGCCGGAGCGTTTCGGTCTGTAGCCCATCTTCTCCAACACTATGATGATCGCGTCACGGTGATCGCCCTGGATTTCGAGGGAGGCATCCTTAACCGTGCCGCCTGTGC includes:
- a CDS encoding CarD family transcriptional regulator, with protein sequence MFKAGELAVYPAHGVGVIESIERREINGETQNFYIMRIIDTDMVIMIPTHNLQSVGVRSIINKKDIPMVLDILKDRSVEIATQTWNKRYREYMDKIKTGSVFEVAAVLRDLYILKDEKPLSFGEKKMLDTAMNLLVKELSISRNVKEGRVRQDIEALFDAS
- a CDS encoding RluA family pseudouridine synthase, with the protein product MPELLCAEPADKDQRVDVYLTKKLASLSRSQINRLIREGRVKVNGKTVKASHKINLHDSISIEIPPPRPLGIQPEKVPFTILYEDEDILVLSKPPGIVVHPAAGHGSGTLVHGLLHHCSDLSGIGGILRPGIVHRLDKDTSGLMVVAKNDRAHQELARQFKAGEVHKKYVALVYGGFREKSGIIQAPVGRHPTQRKKMSVRSAGGREAITIWQVIQSFNGLTFLELTLKTGRTHQIRVHLSSMQHPVVGDPVYGGKQKWADIRKIAMRNIIKGVSRQLLHARELGFVHPRTGRFMEFHSPMPPDMQEIIEALS
- the coaE gene encoding dephospho-CoA kinase (Dephospho-CoA kinase (CoaE) performs the final step in coenzyme A biosynthesis.) is translated as MIKIGLTGGLATGKSAVLKILRASGVTVIDADRLCNEIAQPYQEAWWEIYKHFGRGYFAPDMGLKRSRLKRLIFSDQKARLALNKIIHPRVKEIILKDLGKIEESGTADLVVAEVPLLFEAGWKGCFDKTVLVYARPEVQMDRLMKRDGISLAEAQRWLAAQMPIDEKKKLADYLVDNNGPLEETRKQVLSLMTILRGYPA
- a CDS encoding HNH endonuclease; this translates as MKILDNKVLVLNKYYQAVHVTTVQRAICHLYKGAAKVITLDWTTHSFAEWVKVSQFHNNGRLIHSPSFSIVAPDAVILSRFDQLPKTDIIFTRANLFVRDAYACQYCGKSVRASKERSVDHIIPRSKGGKTVWSNVVLCCKKCNLKKGSKTLGEAGMTLLKKPHAPRWEQLLMEEFPSGKKKEWKKFLEFAGLF
- a CDS encoding cold-shock protein, with amino-acid sequence MAQGTVKWFNDSKGFGFIASDDGSEAFVHHTSIQGDGFKSLAEGDKVSFDTEKGPKGPKAINVVKV